A genomic segment from Flavobacterium inviolabile encodes:
- a CDS encoding formimidoylglutamase, whose amino-acid sequence MAFDYIQPVDADFLEFIQGLNVQTLGRKVVFHTETDFPNIENAAIAIIGVHENRGFEGHNEHTDLTAIRKEFYSLFPGNWDAQIVDLGNVVAGSSSEDTYYVLRTAVAHLIKNGVIPIVIGGSQDLTYAIYRAYDQLEQMVNVVAIDSKFDFEKDEEQLAAHSFLTKMIVEEPNNLFNYSNVGYQTYFNSQEEIDLIEKLYFDAYRLGEICNNSTIAEPVFRDADLVSLDLTSVKSSDSGNFTQFIPNGFNGKEICVLSRYAGISDKVTSFGVFNHNNSKSEAVLIGQIIWYFIEGFHYRSKEYPFGSREDYLKYIVPLEDEELIFYKSDKTERWWIEIPFLTSFNNKLKRNTLLPCTYEDYLGATNHEIPERWWKAQKKNMV is encoded by the coding sequence GGTTTTTCATACAGAAACGGATTTTCCGAATATTGAAAACGCTGCCATTGCCATTATCGGAGTGCATGAAAACAGAGGCTTTGAAGGTCATAATGAACATACGGATCTGACTGCTATCCGAAAAGAATTTTACAGCCTTTTCCCGGGAAACTGGGATGCACAGATCGTAGATTTAGGAAATGTGGTGGCAGGAAGTTCTTCTGAAGATACTTATTATGTGCTGCGTACTGCGGTGGCACATTTGATAAAAAACGGCGTTATCCCGATCGTTATAGGTGGTTCTCAGGATCTGACCTATGCCATTTACAGAGCCTACGACCAGTTGGAGCAAATGGTAAATGTAGTAGCAATTGACAGTAAGTTTGATTTTGAAAAAGATGAAGAGCAATTAGCGGCGCATTCTTTTCTGACCAAAATGATCGTGGAAGAGCCTAATAATTTGTTTAACTATAGTAATGTCGGTTATCAGACCTATTTTAACTCACAGGAAGAAATTGATCTGATTGAAAAACTGTATTTCGATGCCTACCGCCTGGGTGAGATTTGCAATAACTCAACCATTGCAGAACCTGTTTTCAGGGATGCCGATCTGGTGAGTTTGGATCTTACATCGGTAAAATCAAGCGATTCCGGGAACTTCACACAGTTTATTCCAAATGGATTTAACGGTAAGGAAATCTGCGTGCTTTCGCGTTATGCGGGAATTAGCGATAAGGTAACTTCTTTTGGTGTTTTTAACCACAATAATTCGAAGAGTGAAGCCGTTCTAATCGGACAGATTATCTGGTATTTTATTGAAGGATTTCACTACCGTTCGAAAGAATATCCTTTTGGCAGCCGTGAGGACTATTTGAAGTATATCGTGCCGCTGGAAGACGAAGAGTTAATCTTCTATAAAAGCGATAAAACGGAGCGTTGGTGGATAGAAATACCTTTTTTAACAAGTTTTAACAATAAATTAAAAAGAAACACGTTATTACCTTGCACATATGAGGATTATCTAGGTGCCACAAACCATGAGATTCCAGAGCGTTGGTGGAAGGCGCAAAAGAAAAATATGGTATAA